The Thalassomonas actiniarum genome contains the following window.
CGAGCAATGGTCGTAAGGAGAGCTTTAGAAATAGAAGTGGTGATCATATCGATTTATGGAATGGACGGCGCACAACTAGTATTTCATCATGGGCGAGAATATATTTGCGGTTTGGTGATTTTGGGCTCCACTCTATATCTGATGAATGGTCAGACTATGAAGACTCCAAGCAAGTATGGTTTTGGAGGATCATGTAATGAAATATCTCACAGCACTTATTATGGGCTGTATATTTGTTATTGCATTAACTGTTTTCATTACCCCCTATGCAAATGATATGTACATGATATTTTATGAGCTTAGTTCCGGGCCAGATACCGAAACTATGTTACTCAATAAGCTAATTTTTATTCATATACCAATCTATTTCATATTAGGTTTTATAGCTGGTATATTTTTACATAAAAAATGCTTGGCAAACAAAACCAGCGGACGCTAAAAGCGCACCGCAGTTCTATCAACCAATTTCCCTTGCAGCAGGCGGTTACTAAGCCCTCTTATCAACAACCAAGCTTCATATTTTTAGTGTAGGGTAAGATGCCGTTGCATTATAGTCGCAGTCATGGCATCAACTTCTTGTTGGCCACCATTGACCACGAGCACATAGGGGATGTCAAGTATTTCAGCTAAATATCTAAGCTGCTCGCTTGTATTACTGGGTAGGTTATAAGGCAAATTATCTTATCCATTGAAATTCCCTTTATATATGAGCGATATCCCTATATCTGACGCTTATATTTTAGCAAATCCTCCTATTAGTCAAACTGGTTTTGTACAAATACCAGACAATAACGCAAGTATGAACACCCAGACCTTGGTAAATATGAAAAGCTGTCATAGGCATAATTCAATTTTTGCCTGACCGGCTTTACTCGCATAAAACTTACAATGGGAAGTAAAGTTGACCATATATGTCCATGTTTGTTCTTCTAGGCTATTTCTCAAACGGCCGGAGTGTTTTCGATTGAAGCAAAAATAACAGACACTCATACAAAGGAAATTCGTATGGGTGTCTGTGTTTCTTTGTATTTTTATTGGGTTAAAATAAATCCCTACCGCATCTATTGCTCTCTATACAGTAACAGCGGTGGGTCAATCTTCACTTTCGGTGTGAAGTTATCTGTAATCGCTATCCTTTACCCGGAGTTGTAAGCCGGTCAAAGTAAAACCTTGTAGCAAAAGGTGTCCAGACATTATGAATACGCATTTCTGTTCTTTTTGCGTAATCTATCCATACATTGGTTTGAGTCCCTCCCGTATAACCCTTCCTGTCATTACTCTCTCTTATTGCCTCATTTGCAGCTGCCAATTCAACCTTTGAGACCGGCATAGAAAACGTATAGTCGGAGCCATATTCATTAGTACAGTTTGATATGGACGTAGCCCAGCTGCTGGTAGTATCTGTAACGGCCCAGTCACCTGCTGAGCTCTTACACAAAGCACGCTTTGTCGTTTCACAACTGAGATCTGTAAAATAGCCTAACTCCTGGTTTTCGGCATCAGCAGCTCGTATAATTGCACAATGCTGACCATCGCTGTTTGGCAGCCCATTTTTCCAGCTCCAGACGAGTTCATTAAGTCGAGTCGTTGTTACCCATGACCATTCATTACTATCAAGGCCAAACATATTGACGCCGCAATCCATTGCCTCCCTTAGCTCCTGATAACCATATACTCTACGTGGGCTTGTTCTACCTATGTTAGTATGATCCTCAACAACTCGGTACATTTGTGTATGGTCAAGGTTACACATACCTTCAGCTTCAAGGTTGCCAGTATTCTTTTCTTCCTTTTTTGGCCCTAAATTAAATACCGTATTGCGGTATGACTGATTATTGCTACTGCCAACACCTCCGCCATAAAACATGAACAGCTTTCCAGCATCCCTGATCTCATCAAGAATAAACTCATCTGCTTCAAGGCGATCATTGTCGGGATCAAACCCAGGTCTATCGAGAGGGGTATAGAGCTTGTCTGCAAAATCTGGAACAGTAGCGATTATGTCAGCCAGCCTGCCTTGTATATCGTCGTTGCCTTTTTCGATTTGAATAAGAATAGGGGTATAGTCATCATTGTTGTTTGAGGCATTAACAATTCTGGTTAGAAATCGATCAAGAAGATCATCACCGACATAGTCACACAACCCATGGCAAACTATAATTCTGTCGCCTGTTGTGGTGTACATATCTATCTCTAGCGACCTTGCGCCTAATTCCACCATCTCTGTAAAAGTATAGCGATGATTAGGGTCTATCGAGTAGCCGTAGTCTGTTGAATTATATGCATTGTGTGCTTGGAGTATGGTTGACTCTGATACGGTAGCGTAACGATTTTCTATCTTGTTTTGTTCAAGAAATGCCTCTCGCTCCCATTCGACATTGTCTAAATTTATTGCAAAAGACGTTGGGACAATCAATATTGATGATAATGTAGCGGTTAATAACTTTTTATTTCCTTTAAACATAATTAGTTC
Protein-coding sequences here:
- a CDS encoding phosphatidylinositol-specific phospholipase C domain-containing protein, with product MFKGNKKLLTATLSSILIVPTSFAINLDNVEWEREAFLEQNKIENRYATVSESTILQAHNAYNSTDYGYSIDPNHRYTFTEMVELGARSLEIDMYTTTGDRIIVCHGLCDYVGDDLLDRFLTRIVNASNNNDDYTPILIQIEKGNDDIQGRLADIIATVPDFADKLYTPLDRPGFDPDNDRLEADEFILDEIRDAGKLFMFYGGGVGSSNNQSYRNTVFNLGPKKEEKNTGNLEAEGMCNLDHTQMYRVVEDHTNIGRTSPRRVYGYQELREAMDCGVNMFGLDSNEWSWVTTTRLNELVWSWKNGLPNSDGQHCAIIRAADAENQELGYFTDLSCETTKRALCKSSAGDWAVTDTTSSWATSISNCTNEYGSDYTFSMPVSKVELAAANEAIRESNDRKGYTGGTQTNVWIDYAKRTEMRIHNVWTPFATRFYFDRLTTPGKG